One genomic window of Methanosarcina acetivorans C2A includes the following:
- a CDS encoding iron ABC transporter substrate-binding protein → MKISPGIKLKKLIFIGVLIVSLIASSGCTDNTTSSEDAKSTVQADSEGITTGTDESVESAEVTITDGFGREVTIPSNVESVVCSGAGCLRYLVYLQAQDLIVGVDSIETRESEIEGRPYALANPQLKDYPLIGEFRGNDDPEKIIAIGPQVILKTDSNDPATAAANADELQEKTGIPVIAFPYGSTRSEEDKADIYSSIRLMGEVVGKQERAEEVISYFEAIMEDLDNRTADIPEAEQRTVYVGGVSSAGAHGIISTEPSYAPFLWVHANNVASGIGVDHADISKEKLVEWDPEYIFVDVGTIQLGDGGAINELKTDSSLAGLSAVKNGNVYGVVPYNYYSTNHESVLSNAYYVGKVLYPDRFEDIDPETKAEEIFTFFVGKPVFSELNAQYDDLGFTQLSL, encoded by the coding sequence ATGAAAATCTCCCCAGGTATTAAATTGAAGAAACTTATTTTCATCGGAGTGCTTATCGTTTCCCTGATCGCAAGTTCAGGATGCACGGACAACACCACATCGTCCGAAGATGCAAAAAGCACGGTTCAGGCTGATTCTGAAGGGATCACAACAGGTACCGATGAATCGGTAGAGTCGGCAGAAGTCACAATTACGGACGGGTTCGGTAGAGAAGTCACTATACCTTCAAACGTCGAAAGTGTCGTCTGTTCAGGAGCAGGGTGCCTGCGCTACCTTGTATACCTTCAGGCCCAGGACCTCATAGTCGGAGTTGACAGCATAGAGACAAGGGAGTCAGAGATCGAAGGTCGTCCCTACGCCCTTGCAAATCCTCAACTGAAGGACTATCCGCTGATAGGCGAATTCAGAGGCAATGATGACCCTGAAAAGATCATCGCAATCGGCCCGCAGGTCATCCTCAAAACGGATTCAAACGACCCTGCAACTGCTGCCGCAAATGCCGACGAGCTCCAGGAAAAAACAGGCATACCTGTAATCGCCTTCCCATACGGGTCTACAAGAAGCGAGGAAGATAAAGCTGATATTTACAGCTCTATCCGGTTAATGGGAGAAGTTGTCGGAAAGCAAGAAAGAGCAGAAGAAGTGATTTCTTACTTTGAAGCAATAATGGAAGACCTTGATAACAGGACGGCAGACATTCCCGAAGCCGAACAAAGGACAGTTTATGTAGGCGGAGTGAGCAGTGCAGGAGCCCACGGGATAATTTCCACAGAGCCATCTTATGCCCCATTCCTCTGGGTGCATGCAAACAATGTTGCCTCCGGAATCGGGGTGGACCATGCCGACATATCCAAAGAAAAACTCGTAGAATGGGACCCTGAATATATCTTTGTTGACGTAGGAACAATTCAGCTTGGGGACGGCGGAGCCATCAACGAGCTAAAGACAGATTCCTCACTCGCAGGACTTTCAGCTGTGAAGAATGGAAATGTCTACGGTGTAGTACCCTATAATTACTACAGTACAAACCACGAGTCAGTACTTTCAAACGCCTATTACGTTGGGAAAGTTCTCTACCCGGACCGGTTTGAAGATATCGATCCGGAGACAAAAGCTGAGGAGATATTCACCTTCTTTGTGGGAAAGCCTGTATTTTCAGAGCTGAATGCGCAATACGATGACCTTGGCTTCACACAGCTTTCTCTGTAA
- a CDS encoding tubulin/FtsZ family protein — MLNILIIGNGQCGNRILDSINRHALGGGKSCGKLARFYSTQRFKSHVETLALNTAINDLKEMKFTKAKDRIHIEHLHGVGANRNVGKQVFEEKKEIIMRQIEDRGNFDMAFVITSASGGTGSSFTPLLVKEMKKRYNYPVYCLVVLPFREEGTLYLQNTAFSIQEIRQNGADGIILADNQYLKNIGGSIQEAYDGINDMIAERILFLLDALDSEMMMVTDLGDFQTVMSGGAGLATMGFFRADKEIPIKTAIQNSLSPSSLLFSTDVYEEASRAMIVIKGDRKYLSIDDISTEIEKLSGAVGHVFKGIIVRSGEYPQVLSVLTLETAREMENLYSVAVQAINQEKAKKQRVEEGSKMEKAFSQIEGMEPEY; from the coding sequence TTGCTCAATATACTGATAATAGGAAACGGGCAATGCGGGAACAGGATTCTTGATTCCATTAACCGGCATGCACTGGGAGGGGGGAAAAGCTGCGGCAAACTTGCCAGGTTTTATTCCACGCAGAGATTTAAAAGCCATGTCGAAACTCTTGCACTGAACACTGCAATTAATGACCTGAAAGAGATGAAATTTACAAAAGCGAAGGATAGAATCCATATTGAGCACCTGCATGGGGTTGGTGCAAACCGGAATGTCGGAAAGCAGGTTTTTGAGGAGAAAAAAGAGATAATAATGCGGCAGATTGAGGACAGGGGCAATTTTGATATGGCATTTGTGATAACCTCGGCTTCCGGGGGGACCGGTTCTTCGTTTACCCCTCTTCTCGTAAAAGAGATGAAAAAACGATATAATTATCCTGTTTATTGTCTCGTTGTCCTCCCTTTCAGGGAAGAGGGAACGCTTTATCTGCAAAATACCGCCTTTTCGATTCAGGAAATCCGCCAGAACGGAGCTGATGGAATAATCCTTGCAGATAACCAGTACCTTAAAAACATCGGAGGAAGCATTCAGGAAGCCTATGATGGCATTAACGACATGATTGCCGAACGTATACTCTTCCTGCTTGATGCCCTCGACAGTGAGATGATGATGGTAACAGACCTTGGGGATTTTCAGACTGTCATGAGCGGGGGAGCAGGCCTTGCAACGATGGGTTTTTTCAGGGCTGATAAGGAAATACCTATCAAAACAGCAATCCAGAATTCACTTTCCCCTTCAAGTCTTCTGTTTTCAACCGATGTTTATGAAGAAGCGAGCAGGGCAATGATTGTGATCAAAGGCGACCGCAAATACCTGAGCATAGATGATATCTCTACTGAAATCGAAAAGTTATCTGGAGCCGTAGGGCATGTATTTAAGGGGATAATCGTGCGCAGTGGCGAGTACCCTCAGGTCCTATCTGTACTCACCCTGGAGACAGCCCGTGAAATGGAAAATCTCTACAGCGTAGCTGTCCAGGCGATTAATCAGGAGAAGGCAAAAAAACAGCGTGTGGAAGAAGGATCTAAAATGGAAAAAGCCTTTTCGCAAATTGAAGGGATGGAGCCTGAATACTGA
- a CDS encoding BatD family protein yields the protein MKLKGIYITVLFAFLVLLISGSTASAKTVVYEGDIEEEQAYQLNNYIIEITDIFPEANTASYYVYEKDKEVANGLLDVNESVEFDFEEGGKIQMRLKSVHTGGVLPRATVEISISDYNAGDLYVSEVVEKGRSEATFAGDPEIVITKSIDKSKIELGEEITVTVKAKNTGNDTANNVLFTDPKQEHFVLEETTYEVSGAVPKIDYGESVPETLVYIYKLKATEAGTFDLKAVTATYTNSAGQTYQSSSNTPSINVSEGNKQSANVETVMNVDVSSIERNGEITSTVVLRNTGNAPAQAVRLDILVPEGLEYVEGEDGIETVGGTPRIYIETLEPNNDKEFTYTLKAKEIGTYNVSSELSYEYNNGIDAGNLKGSNKSTTPSINVKEGKFDFLIKNPLYIIIFIIILAAIGVHIYRRHRQYRY from the coding sequence GTGAAACTAAAAGGGATTTACATAACTGTTTTGTTTGCTTTTCTTGTCCTGCTGATATCTGGCAGTACAGCTTCGGCAAAAACTGTAGTATATGAGGGAGATATTGAGGAAGAACAGGCATATCAGCTTAACAATTACATAATCGAAATCACTGATATCTTTCCTGAAGCCAATACAGCCTCATATTATGTGTATGAAAAGGATAAAGAGGTAGCAAATGGCCTGCTGGATGTAAACGAGAGTGTTGAGTTTGACTTTGAAGAGGGGGGTAAAATCCAGATGCGCCTGAAGTCCGTGCACACTGGAGGAGTATTGCCCAGAGCAACGGTTGAGATCAGCATATCAGACTATAACGCAGGAGACCTCTACGTGAGTGAAGTTGTTGAAAAAGGGCGTTCTGAAGCAACTTTCGCAGGAGACCCGGAGATTGTAATAACAAAGTCTATAGATAAATCGAAAATCGAACTCGGAGAGGAAATAACCGTTACGGTAAAAGCAAAGAATACCGGAAACGATACTGCAAATAACGTTTTGTTTACAGACCCGAAACAGGAACACTTTGTCCTTGAAGAGACCACGTATGAAGTTTCAGGTGCAGTTCCCAAAATCGATTATGGAGAATCGGTTCCTGAGACTCTCGTTTACATATATAAATTAAAGGCAACCGAGGCAGGAACCTTCGACCTCAAAGCCGTGACCGCTACTTATACTAACAGCGCAGGCCAGACCTACCAATCTTCTTCTAACACTCCTTCTATAAACGTAAGTGAAGGAAATAAGCAAAGTGCAAATGTTGAAACCGTAATGAATGTGGATGTCTCATCCATAGAAAGAAATGGAGAGATAACCTCTACGGTCGTCCTGAGAAACACAGGCAATGCTCCTGCGCAGGCTGTCCGCCTTGATATTCTTGTTCCGGAAGGCCTTGAGTATGTGGAAGGCGAAGATGGCATTGAAACCGTAGGCGGAACTCCCAGAATATATATCGAGACACTGGAACCAAATAACGACAAAGAGTTCACATATACCTTAAAAGCAAAAGAAATTGGTACTTATAATGTAAGTTCTGAACTTTCTTATGAATACAACAACGGCATAGACGCCGGAAACCTGAAAGGGAGCAATAAGTCAACCACACCGAGTATCAATGTCAAAGAAGGGAAGTTCGATTTTCTCATTAAAAATCCGCTGTATATCATAATTTTTATAATTATCCTTGCAGCCATTGGGGTCCATATATATAGAAGACACAGGCAATACCGATATTAA
- the nadC gene encoding carboxylating nicotinate-nucleotide diphosphorylase, with the protein MLIREVESFIEEDLGYDDVSCTIVPDRPAEAIIFTKEDCTVAGISEAASIFIYFGIQAETDFKDGDRLSKGDTIFRLRGGAISILRAERLSLNFLGHLSGIATLTRNCVDAVRKHSESTRVACTRKTTPGIRKFEKLAVAAGGGDTHRFNLSDAVMIKDNHIKLMGIETAIKAARKSSFTRKIEVEVESAEDAVLAAKLGADIVMLDNMQPEVIRETLALLEEKGLRKSVLVEASGGISPANLEGYAKTGVDVISMGSLIHKSRWIDISLEVIRSEN; encoded by the coding sequence ATGCTTATCAGAGAAGTAGAAAGCTTCATAGAAGAAGACCTGGGTTATGATGATGTTTCATGCACTATTGTTCCTGACAGGCCTGCAGAAGCCATTATTTTCACAAAAGAAGACTGTACGGTTGCCGGGATAAGCGAAGCTGCATCAATATTTATTTATTTTGGAATTCAGGCAGAAACCGATTTTAAAGATGGGGACCGCCTCAGCAAAGGAGATACAATTTTCAGGCTCAGGGGAGGAGCCATATCCATTCTCAGGGCAGAGCGCCTTAGTCTTAACTTCCTCGGGCACCTCAGCGGGATTGCAACCCTGACAAGGAACTGTGTGGATGCCGTAAGGAAGCACTCGGAAAGCACAAGGGTAGCGTGTACGAGGAAGACCACCCCCGGAATAAGGAAATTCGAAAAGCTGGCTGTTGCTGCAGGGGGAGGAGATACTCACAGATTTAACCTTTCGGATGCGGTTATGATTAAAGATAACCACATCAAACTCATGGGAATAGAAACCGCAATCAAAGCAGCTCGAAAAAGCAGCTTTACGCGGAAAATTGAGGTTGAAGTTGAGTCTGCAGAAGATGCGGTTCTTGCTGCAAAACTGGGAGCAGACATTGTAATGCTTGACAATATGCAGCCTGAGGTGATCAGAGAGACTCTCGCCTTACTTGAAGAAAAAGGGCTCAGGAAATCAGTCCTTGTGGAAGCCTCCGGAGGGATTTCCCCTGCAAACCTTGAAGGTTATGCAAAAACAGGGGTGGATGTAATATCAATGGGTTCCCTTATCCATAAATCAAGGTGGATAGATATTAGTCTGGAAGTAATCAGGTCCGAAAACTGA
- the queD gene encoding 6-carboxytetrahydropterin synthase QueD: MFELKVVTHFAAAHQLKMVAKKCENLHGHNWKIEVCVAGEKLNDAGIMMDFGELKQNVSEITKTLDHNFLNELDYFDDNNPPSSENIAVYIANSLKAMLKDPEIRVASVTAWESENACATYLP, translated from the coding sequence ATGTTTGAGTTAAAAGTTGTTACCCATTTTGCAGCAGCCCATCAGCTTAAGATGGTAGCCAAAAAATGTGAAAACCTTCACGGGCACAACTGGAAGATCGAAGTTTGTGTGGCTGGAGAAAAACTCAATGATGCCGGAATAATGATGGACTTTGGGGAATTAAAGCAGAATGTATCCGAAATCACGAAAACGCTGGATCACAATTTTTTGAATGAACTTGATTACTTTGATGACAACAATCCGCCGTCTTCGGAAAACATTGCCGTATATATCGCAAACTCCCTTAAAGCCATGCTCAAAGACCCTGAAATCAGGGTTGCCAGTGTCACAGCCTGGGAGTCGGAAAATGCCTGTGCAACATATTTACCGTAA
- a CDS encoding disaggregatase related repeat-containing protein, giving the protein MGTNKKLNSLYLASAALILFLILFSYTASAATTTCNVKGSNYQYWSDEQYPSIDLFGEEYVPLLEENDQIWEAHVDKLTRVVIDNESSYNLTGGESLDIGQGYSLQVKQIDVDGEKVWLEFYKDGQYVDDQILSTGSGDDTWNCTLDNIQGISDVVVLKAHVNQITQSATESVVQIDGIWLIDYENTTTLQIGDQLGNCTLSEIVNGTNESNLGSLVFEYVVTITDLGTLGGNYSNAEGINNKGQVVGTSQTDTGVEHAFLWQNGVMTDLETSGCDGYPKGINDNEQIVGFTFIEDDNAVHACLWENGVVTYLGVLPGGTESWPEGINNKGQVIGYSEGIGFEVHAFLWQNGTMTDIGPSDVEYSDARGINENGQVVGTSQDRYGPSRAFLWQNGVMTDLGTLGGSYSSARGINDKGQVVGVSQTDTGETHAFLWQNGVMIDLGTLGGSNSCAYGINNKRQIVGESETETGETHAFLWQNGVMTDFGTLSGISGSGAYEINENGQILGSNGTAVLWTITAPTNPVANFSASPTSGYAPLTVNFTDQSTGSPTSWNWDFGDGMNATDQNPTHTYSTAGNYTVTFTASNAAGNSTVTGIVSVTPPEDSEEIVSEIEVSDNRLREASPDTVYKSSSFIDVGSISGVGRYRDAIQFDLSEYNSDSQITNAVLSLYWYYPSGTTRPEDTVIEIYRPASAWNSSYVSWNKRDKNVAWTNEGGDWYDRNGVLQGSTPYATITIKGSSLPDNRYYELDVTDLVKEYVSGKYENTGLLIKARTESNNYIAFYSSDWTDENQKPKITVTEKEASLVTITGATDNRLREASPDSVYSDTSFIDVGSISGVGRYRDVMQFDLSECNSNSQVGNAVLSLYWYYPSGTTRPEDTVIEIYRPASAWNSSYVSWNKRDKNVAWTNEGGDWYDKNGVSQGSTPYATITIKGSSLPDNRYYELDVTDLVKEYVSGKYENTGLLIKARTENNNYIAFYSSDCGNESQVPKLSITKKTPVVTVNATVTDAMDNRLREASPSTVYQSSSFIDVGSINGVGRYRDVIRFDLSEYTGSVEVNNAALSLYWYYPSGTTRPEDTVIEIYRPASAWNSSYVSWNKKDKNVAWTNAGGDWYDRNGVLQGSTPYATMTIKGSSLPDNIYYELDVTELVKEYVSGKYENTGFLIKAHTESNNYIAFYSSDCGNESQVPKLQLVYS; this is encoded by the coding sequence ATGGGAACTAACAAAAAGCTGAATTCGCTATATTTAGCATCAGCAGCTCTGATTTTATTTTTGATTCTTTTTTCATATACGGCATCAGCAGCTACAACAACTTGCAATGTTAAGGGCAGCAACTATCAATACTGGTCTGATGAACAGTACCCATCAATCGACTTATTTGGAGAGGAGTATGTTCCTTTGCTTGAAGAAAACGACCAGATCTGGGAAGCTCATGTTGACAAGCTCACCAGGGTCGTTATTGATAATGAGAGCAGTTATAATCTTACGGGTGGTGAAAGCCTTGACATTGGTCAGGGATACAGTCTCCAGGTAAAGCAGATAGACGTAGACGGTGAGAAAGTTTGGCTAGAATTCTATAAAGATGGACAATATGTAGATGACCAGATCCTCTCAACTGGTTCGGGTGACGATACATGGAATTGTACACTTGACAATATACAGGGTATAAGTGATGTTGTTGTTTTGAAAGCCCACGTTAACCAGATCACCCAGAGTGCAACCGAAAGTGTTGTCCAGATTGATGGGATCTGGCTCATTGACTATGAAAATACTACGACCCTCCAAATTGGGGACCAATTAGGAAATTGTACACTTTCCGAAATTGTAAACGGGACAAATGAGTCTAATCTGGGAAGTCTTGTTTTCGAGTATGTGGTAACAATAACAGACCTTGGGACACTCGGAGGGAATTACAGTAACGCAGAAGGAATCAATAACAAGGGGCAGGTAGTAGGTACTAGCCAGACAGATACTGGTGTAGAACACGCTTTCCTGTGGCAAAATGGAGTAATGACTGATCTTGAAACAAGCGGATGTGATGGCTATCCCAAGGGGATCAATGACAATGAGCAGATAGTGGGCTTCACATTCATAGAGGATGATAATGCTGTTCACGCTTGCCTGTGGGAAAATGGTGTAGTAACCTATCTTGGAGTACTACCTGGAGGAACCGAGAGCTGGCCCGAAGGGATCAATAACAAGGGGCAGGTAATAGGCTACAGCGAGGGAATTGGTTTTGAAGTTCACGCCTTCCTGTGGCAAAATGGCACGATGACTGATATTGGACCGTCAGATGTAGAATATAGCGATGCAAGAGGAATAAATGAAAATGGGCAGGTAGTAGGCACCAGTCAAGACCGTTATGGTCCCTCACGTGCCTTCCTATGGCAAAATGGTGTGATGACAGATCTTGGAACACTCGGAGGATCTTACAGTAGTGCCCGTGGAATCAATGATAAAGGGCAAGTAGTAGGTGTCAGCCAGACGGATACTGGTGAAACACATGCTTTCTTGTGGCAAAATGGTGTGATGATAGATCTTGGAACGCTTGGTGGAAGCAACAGCTGTGCTTATGGAATCAATAACAAGAGGCAGATAGTGGGTGAAAGCGAGACGGAAACCGGTGAAACACATGCTTTCCTGTGGCAAAATGGTGTGATGACAGATTTTGGAACACTATCTGGGATATCTGGCAGCGGTGCCTATGAAATCAATGAAAATGGGCAGATATTGGGATCCAATGGTACTGCCGTTCTATGGACAATAACTGCACCAACCAATCCAGTTGCCAATTTTTCTGCATCTCCAACTTCAGGATATGCACCTCTAACAGTAAACTTTACTGATCAGAGTACAGGATCCCCCACTTCCTGGAACTGGGATTTTGGAGATGGAATGAACGCAACAGATCAAAACCCAACTCATACCTATTCAACAGCAGGAAACTATACTGTGACGTTTACTGCAAGCAATGCAGCAGGCAACAGTACCGTGACAGGGATTGTTAGTGTAACACCTCCCGAAGATTCGGAGGAGATAGTTTCCGAAATAGAGGTATCTGACAACCGTTTGCGTGAAGCGTCTCCTGACACCGTCTACAAGAGTTCATCCTTTATTGATGTAGGCAGCATCAGTGGAGTTGGCAGGTACAGAGATGCAATACAGTTCGATCTAAGCGAATACAACAGTGACTCCCAAATTACTAATGCGGTTCTTTCCCTCTACTGGTATTATCCCTCGGGAACTACAAGACCTGAAGATACTGTAATTGAGATTTATAGGCCGGCTTCTGCCTGGAACTCAAGTTATGTAAGCTGGAATAAAAGGGACAAAAATGTTGCATGGACTAATGAAGGTGGAGACTGGTACGATAGAAATGGTGTTTTGCAGGGCAGCACCCCATATGCTACAATAACTATCAAAGGCAGCAGCCTTCCTGACAACAGGTACTACGAGCTGGACGTAACCGATCTCGTAAAAGAGTATGTCAGCGGAAAATATGAAAACACGGGATTACTGATAAAAGCCCGCACAGAAAGTAACAACTATATAGCTTTCTACAGCAGTGACTGGACAGATGAAAACCAGAAACCTAAAATTACTGTAACTGAAAAGGAAGCATCCCTGGTGACTATTACTGGTGCAACAGATAATCGTTTGCGTGAAGCGTCTCCTGATAGTGTATATTCTGACACTTCATTTATTGACGTAGGCAGTATCAGTGGAGTTGGCAGGTACAGAGATGTAATGCAGTTCGATCTGAGCGAATGCAACAGTAACTCCCAGGTCGGCAATGCCGTCCTTTCTCTCTACTGGTATTATCCCTCGGGAACTACAAGACCTGAAGATACTGTAATTGAGATTTATAGGCCGGCTTCTGCCTGGAACTCAAGTTATGTAAGCTGGAATAAAAGGGACAAAAATGTTGCATGGACTAATGAAGGTGGAGACTGGTATGATAAAAATGGTGTTTCTCAGGGAAGCACGCCGTATGCTACAATAACGATCAAAGGCAGCAGCCTTCCTGACAACAGATACTACGAGCTGGACGTAACCGATCTCGTAAAAGAGTATGTCAGCGGAAAATATGAAAACACGGGATTACTGATAAAAGCCCGCACAGAAAATAACAACTATATAGCTTTCTACAGCAGTGACTGCGGAAACGAAAGTCAGGTGCCAAAGCTTAGCATAACAAAGAAAACACCCGTAGTGACCGTAAATGCAACTGTTACCGATGCAATGGATAACCGTCTGCGTGAAGCTTCTCCTTCCACAGTCTATCAGAGTTCATCCTTTATTGATGTTGGTAGCATCAATGGGGTTGGTAGGTATAGAGACGTAATAAGGTTTGACCTGAGCGAATACACCGGTTCTGTCGAAGTTAATAATGCGGCTCTTTCTCTCTACTGGTATTATCCCTCGGGAACTACAAGACCTGAAGATACTGTAATTGAGATTTACAGGCCGGCTTCTGCCTGGAACTCAAGTTATGTAAGCTGGAATAAAAAGGACAAAAATGTTGCATGGACTAATGCAGGTGGGGACTGGTACGATAGAAATGGAGTTTTGCAGGGAAGCACGCCGTATGCTACAATGACGATCAAAGGCAGCAGCCTTCCTGACAACATATACTACGAGCTGGACGTAACCGAGCTGGTAAAAGAGTATGTCAGCGGCAAGTACGAAAACACCGGATTCCTGATAAAAGCTCATACAGAAAGCAATAACTATATCGCATTCTATAGCAGTGACTGCGGAAACGAAAGTCAGGTGCCAAAACTTCAACTGGTATACAGCTAA
- a CDS encoding aspartate dehydrogenase: protein MLKIGIVGCGFIGGQICRAIDGGEVSAELYALCDSSESKALELAASLKTCKPSYMKIEELIRGVDLIIESASQNAVRFIVPQALKAGCDVMILSVGALADEELRDTLFGLAKEHNCKLYFPSGAVVGIDGLNSASAAGISSVTLSTRKPPAGLMGAPYVVEHGIELEKLEKKTVLFEGPASEAVKAFPANVNVAATISLAGIGFERTRVKVIADPSLFRNVHEIIVEGEFGKFSTRVENLPSPENPKTSYLAALSAVSTLKKILNPVQIGT from the coding sequence ATACTGAAAATAGGAATTGTTGGTTGCGGATTTATTGGCGGACAGATTTGCAGGGCAATTGATGGAGGAGAAGTTAGTGCAGAGCTGTACGCCCTCTGCGACTCTTCGGAAAGCAAAGCCCTTGAACTTGCAGCTTCCCTGAAGACCTGCAAGCCTTCATATATGAAGATCGAAGAACTCATACGCGGTGTGGACCTTATTATAGAGAGCGCCTCCCAAAATGCTGTCAGGTTCATTGTACCTCAGGCCCTCAAGGCCGGCTGTGACGTGATGATCCTGAGTGTAGGCGCCCTTGCCGATGAAGAACTGCGAGATACTCTTTTCGGGCTTGCAAAGGAGCATAACTGCAAGCTGTATTTTCCCTCGGGGGCAGTTGTCGGGATCGACGGGTTAAACTCGGCATCTGCGGCTGGAATCTCTTCGGTCACCCTGAGCACCAGGAAACCTCCTGCAGGGCTCATGGGCGCTCCTTATGTTGTGGAACACGGCATAGAACTTGAAAAACTCGAAAAAAAAACCGTACTTTTTGAAGGTCCTGCCTCGGAAGCCGTAAAAGCTTTCCCTGCAAACGTTAACGTGGCAGCTACGATCAGCCTTGCAGGCATTGGTTTTGAACGGACACGGGTAAAAGTCATAGCTGACCCTTCTCTTTTCAGGAACGTGCATGAAATCATCGTGGAAGGAGAATTCGGAAAATTCAGCACAAGAGTGGAAAACCTCCCTTCCCCGGAAAATCCTAAAACAAGCTATCTTGCAGCCCTTTCTGCAGTTTCTACCCTTAAAAAGATCCTGAACCCTGTCCAGATAGGGACCTGA
- the nadA gene encoding quinolinate synthase NadA, which translates to MQQADLIKRIQELKVKRNAVILSHYYSRPEVQDIADFVGDSLALSQEAVRQDADVIVFCGVHFMGESAAILSPKKTVLLPEIDSTCPMADMVDVEGLKRLKEKHPEAPVVSYVNSSAAIKAESYICCTSANAVEVVNSLDVDEVIFVPDKNLAAYVASRTDKKIIPWEGHCPTHHQILREDVLKMKEKHPLAKFIAHPECRPDVLELADHVASTRGMIMYAKNSPAREFIIGTECGLIHGLHKAAPEKTYYCISEFACCPSMKMVNLEKLLASLEKMQHVVTVPEEVRVRAKEALDRMLAVKVK; encoded by the coding sequence ATGCAGCAAGCAGACCTTATAAAAAGGATCCAGGAATTGAAGGTAAAACGAAACGCAGTCATTCTTTCTCACTATTACTCCCGCCCCGAAGTCCAGGATATTGCGGACTTCGTAGGGGATTCCCTTGCCCTGAGCCAGGAAGCTGTCCGCCAGGACGCGGATGTTATCGTGTTTTGCGGTGTCCATTTTATGGGAGAAAGTGCTGCAATTCTCTCCCCGAAAAAAACGGTCTTGTTACCGGAAATCGATTCCACATGCCCTATGGCAGATATGGTGGATGTGGAAGGGCTTAAAAGACTGAAAGAAAAGCACCCTGAAGCTCCGGTCGTCTCCTATGTAAACAGTTCGGCTGCGATCAAGGCTGAGTCCTATATCTGCTGTACTTCTGCCAACGCTGTGGAAGTGGTAAACTCCCTTGACGTCGATGAGGTTATCTTTGTGCCTGACAAGAATCTGGCGGCCTACGTTGCATCCCGGACCGATAAAAAAATCATTCCCTGGGAAGGACACTGTCCCACTCACCACCAGATCCTGAGAGAAGACGTCCTGAAAATGAAGGAAAAGCATCCCCTTGCCAAATTTATTGCTCACCCAGAGTGCCGCCCTGATGTCCTTGAACTTGCAGACCACGTGGCAAGTACGCGAGGGATGATCATGTACGCGAAAAACTCTCCTGCCCGGGAGTTCATCATAGGCACTGAGTGCGGCCTCATCCACGGGCTCCACAAGGCAGCTCCCGAAAAAACCTACTACTGTATCTCTGAATTTGCCTGCTGCCCCAGCATGAAAATGGTCAATCTTGAGAAACTCCTGGCTTCCCTTGAAAAGATGCAGCACGTCGTGACCGTTCCCGAAGAAGTGAGAGTCAGGGCAAAAGAGGCCCTTGACCGGATGCTTGCGGTAAAAGTAAAATAA